The sequence ATTTCTCTTTTGATGATAGGTTTTCGATCTTCTTGTCCAATAATCAATAGATAAGTAACAAGTCGTTTTTTCCCTGAAAGCTCCATCTGAAATTGTAACTCTATTTCTATATCTTCTTTTTCTTTGCCTCTGGTAACAACTTCTCTATAACCCCCTCGAATTTGCAGAGCTTGACGAATGTTATTTTTTAAAGCATCTCGCAAAAAACTAAAAATATCAAACAAAGTTGATTTCCCGGTACCATTAGCACCGATTAACACACAAAAAGGGGGAATATTCTCTACTTCCAAATTCTCAAAAACTCGATAGTTTTTGATTTTGATACTGGTAATTTGCATAATTATATTTTACAAGTAACTTGACTCATAGTGATCTATTATATATTATTCCCCATTCCTGATCTTTACCAAATCGTTATCTGAGCGCTCTCATCCCGCCACATCGGATTCCTTGTTTGAATGTCAAAGGGTAAGCTTGCTATATTTATACGAATTATCAAAAAGTAGTTGCCTTTTTATCAAGCTCTATAAAAAGGCAATTACTAACTTTTTCTCAATCGTTGTTTTCTACAATTCTACATCGATATCCTGGGCGGGTAAGGTGGAGGGAAATTGTAAATCGCTAATATGAATCAATTGCTCAACTTCTGCAAATTTTGTAAAAGCTTGGCGATCGCTTTTTAGCAAAGAAACAATAATTCCTACGGCAAATGATAACGGAATGGTGATTAAACCGGGGTTTTTAAGCGGAAAAATGGCTTCTGTATGTTTGAGTAAATCGATTTGAATGGTGGGAGACAAATAAATCAAAAACAAAGAAGTCAGTGTTCCGGTAATCATACTCGCAACAGCACCATTTGTGGTAAATCGTCGCCATAAAATTGACATCAATAAAGCCGGGAAATTACCACTAGCTGCGATCGCAAAAGCTAAACCCACCATATAGGCAACATTTTGTCCTTTAAAAACGATTCCCAAAATAATTGCTAAAGCCCCTAAAAACATTGTGGCGCCACGAGCAACTTTTAATTGTTCTGTTTCATCCGCAGAACCGCCCCGCACCACATTCACCCATAAATCATGGGATAAAGCTGCCGCACCAGAAAGGGTTAATCCCGCCACAACCGCTAAAATGGTTGCAAAAGAAACCGCCGCAATAAACCCTAATAAAACGTTTCCTCCTAAAACTTCTGCTAACATCGGGGCTGCCATATTTCCCCCTTTATCAATGCTTTGAATTTGCTCTCGACCTAATAAGGTCATCGCCCCAAAGCCAAGGATAAACGTCAGCAGATAAAAGAAGCCAATAAACCAAGTCGCATACATGACAGATTTGCGGGCGGCTCTGGCGTCGGGTACAGTATAAAAACGCATTAAAATATGCGGTAATCCTGCTGTCCCAAACATTAAAGACATCCCTAAAGAAATGGCATCTAAAGGATTAGCAACTTGTTTCCCCGGAGCTAATACTTCCGGCCCATATTTTTGGGAAGCGGCGGCAAATAAATTAAGGGGATTAAAGCCAAATTTGGATAAGACCAAAATCGTTAATAATACCGCACCCCCTAATAACAAAAAAGCCTTGATAATTTGTACCCAGGTGGTTGCCATCATGCCCCCAAAAATGACATAGGCTAACATCACACCACCGACAATCATCACGGCTAATTCATATTCCATGCCGAACAGTAATTTAATTAAATTACCTGCCCCCACCATTTGGGCAATTAAGTAAAAACTAACCACTGCTAAAGTACCAATTGCTGATGCAATTCTCACCGGAGTTTGACGCATCCGATAGGCAACTACATCTGCAAAAGTATAGGTTCCTAAATTTCGCAGGGGTTCGGCAATTAAAAACATGACAATCGGCCACCCCACTAAAAAGCCGATGGAGTAAATTAAGCCATCAAAACCATTAAGGGCGACTAAACCTGCTATTCCTAAAAAACTCGCCGCACTCATAAAATCGCCAGCGAGAGCTAAACCATTTTGAAATCCACTAATTTGTCCGCCGGCAGTGTAAAACTGTGCTGCACTTTTGGTATGAGTAGAAGCCCAATAAGTAATCCCTAAAGAAGCAACAACAAACAGCAGGAAAAATGTAATAGCGACGGGGTTAAATTGTCCGAGAGTCGTTGACATGACTTAATCCTTAACAATGTCTTCAATTTTGCGATCGTAATAGTTATTCGTCCAACGCACATACAGGTAAATTAATACCCAGGCTGAAATAATCACTAAAGCACCTAACAAAATGCCCCAACTTAAACCGGGTATAATTAAAGAACCCATTAAGGACTTATTAAAGGCCACTAGCAAGATAAATCCAAAGTAAATGAACATCATGGCTAATGTTAATGCCAAAGAAACTCGCCATCGTTCTTCAGCGAGTTGAGTTAATATTTTGTCTCTATCGTCCATTTTTATGTCCCTGAACATGAGGGGAATTATATCGGAAGATGTACCTATTTTTGAATCAGGGATGAGAAAGAATTTGCTTTTCTTAATGAAGTTTTGTAAAATCCACTTTACATTTATTGATATTTGGATGGAAACCCGATTAATTTATGAAGATTAAACGAGCACTTGACTCAGTTTTAAATCCGTTAGGGGTTCTATCTAATCAATAAATTCTAAATACTGACGTTGAATGTTATCCAGAATGGTAAACTCAACTCCTAAACCTCTTAATTGTAAACTTTTACTATTCTAATCCTAATTACCCTCATGAATATTTCCAACAACTCTCGCCAGTATGCTCCAGCAACAGAACGGAATCAACAACCTATTTTAGAGGTTTTAAAACAGGTACTTCCTCCCACAGGAACAATTTTAGAAATTGCCAGTGGAACAGGACAACACGCTGTATTTTTTGCGCCTCAGTTGCAACCCCGCAAATGGCTACCTTCAGAAGTTAACCCTATTTTGCGAGAAAGTATTTTAGCTTGGCAAACTGATTGTCCTTCGGATAATTTATTCCCCCCTTTAGAATTAGATGTGCAGAAATCAACTTGGTTAGTTGAAGATCCCGATTTAAAATGCTTGGCAGAATTCCCCATTACTGCTATTGTTAATATTAATATGATTCATATTTCCCCTTGGTCGGCTTGCTTGGGATTAATGGCAGGTGCAAATCGAATTTTGCCATCCGGGGGAATTTTATATTTATATGGAGCTTATAAACAACAAGGAAAACACACTGCACCTAGTAACGAAGTCTTTGATACCTCGTTACGGTTATCTAACCCAGAATGGGGAGTGAGAGATTTAGAAGCGGTTATTGAAATAGCAACCTTAGAAAATTTACGGTTAGTAGGAATTATCTCCATGCCCGCTAATAATTTATCGGTGATTTTTGAGAAAATTTAGGGTAAAATTTAGAAGAACTAAGCGATCGCACCACCCATCATTTCAGGAGGAGAAAAATCAAACCCAATTTGAATCTGATTCTGGTCTGATTGCCTTCCTGGTATAGGAGTTGATGATTCTTGTCGATGGGATTGGGGCGATTTTTGTTCTAATAAATTCTGAATATCAGGGGGAAGGGTTACATCAGGAACACTTTGTTGAGATAACCAAGCAAAACCCCCCATAGAACCCGCTAAAATAGCAGCATAACCTAAATATAAATGCACTGAATTGAGATAAAATTCTGAATCAACATCGACTTTAGACCCATATTGTCCAACCTGTCCGCTAAATTCTAAACAGGGAAAAGACGCTGCTATTTTCCCACCTTCTAATCCTAAAGCATTCGCTACCCGACAAATAAACCCTCGAATATAAATATCTTCTGGTAAGCGCTCAAGTTCTCCCTGTTCCAAAGCTTCTAAATGATGCAGGGGAACTAAAGTAAAATAGTGCATTTGTTGTAAACTCAGGTGATAGGATTCTCTCGCTTTTCGCAATTCTTCCCCAATTTCTTGTAAATAAATTTTTTGCTTTTGATGAATTTTCTGATTAATTTCAGCTTGAGTCGGAGGTTGACGTTTAGATTGGACTTGTGGGGTATTATCCCAGGAAGAAATATCAGATGAAGTCGAGGTTTCTTCTGAGGATTCAGAGGTTGTATTCTGGGGTTGATATCCAGCAATAAAACCGAGGGGAGAAACAACCGAAATCTGAACTTCGGGAGGAGTAAATTTTGTTTTTTTGGGACTTTGTTTTACCGATGATGGGGAGGAATAATCTGAGGAAATGGCTGTAACAGAAATAGACTCATTCACCGAAGGAGATTCTGTTGTACAGATAATTGCTGTTTCTTGTTTCGCAATTTGTTTTAAAGCGAGTTGAATAGCTTCTCGTCCCACCGCTTTAATGACAATTTCGGCTTTACTAGCCGCTTGTCCTAACATTTTTTGTAAGCTTTTTAAAGCAATATTATAAACTTCACTACAATATAGTTCTGCTTCAATTTGACGCACCAGAGAGCGTAAACTGTCAGGAGACACCTCTGTTGTTGTCGGTGCTGTCACACCAAAACCTGTTACCGGATTTAGTTCCATACTTTCTACTCCGCCTCAGTACCACCTATCTGAGTTCTTTCTTCTATAGTTTGATTCTGATTCCGGATGCGGAGGAGAAAGTGTCTTGAAGGAACCGGATTTCTATTGAAAAGAATGCAGATGACGATTCATATTCTTTAGGTCGGTTTCCAACTGTTGATAATCTGATGGTGATAATAAGGGGTCTTTACGAGTTTTTAACACCTGTTCAATCGGAAGGACACGAAACTGATATTTTCCTCCTTGGCTATAGCGATGTACCCAAGTAGGTATCGCTTTAATCTCTTTAATTTCAGTGGTTTCATCAGGAAAATTTTTCAAAACCTTGACTTTACAAATTACCCCCAAATCTCGATATTTTTCCCGTTGATTAGAGATAAAATTTCCCATAGAATAAATAACAACTGCTTTTTTCGGTTTTTCTGATTTCCCAGTTTTTTCAATAATTTGATAAGGTTGAACAACATGAGGATGACTCCCTAAAATAATATCAGCACCTGCATTGACTAACTGTTTGACTAAGGCTTTTTGTTCACCATTAGGTTGACGCTGGTATTCTACGCCAAAATGTAAAATAACGGTAACAATATCAACCCCAGCTTGACGAGCTTTAGTAATATCTTGGGTGATTTTTTGAGGATTAATTAAAGAGACTAAATAATTCTTACCTTTGGGAATTGGAATACCATTTGTTCCATAGCTATAGCCTAAAATTGCCATAGAAATATTATTTTTTTCAACGATAGTGATTTTGGCTGATTCTTTCGCTGAGGTCGCTGTGCCGATGGGAATTAAACCCCGTTTTTTCACATTGTCTAAGGTTTTTAAAACTCCTTTTTCGCCTCGATCTAAGGAATGATTATTGATGGTAGAAATAATATTAAACCCAGCTTTTTTAATCGCATCAGCTAAGGGATCTGGAGCGTTAAATAACGGATATCCCGTATACCCCGTTTCTGGGCCTGATAAAGTTGTTTCTAAGTTACCAATAACCCAATCTCCAGAGGATAAAATTCCTTTAACTTCGGTAAAAAAGTTATCATAATTATAGGTTTTTGTAGTCGGGTCATAACCCGATTTAATTTGAGCACCGTGCATCATAATATCACCCACAGCTACTAATTCTGCTTCTTTTGTATAGGGTTTAGGAGGTTGAGTAGCCGTGACTTCAGCGACGGCTTCCGATTGTTTTGTTTGGGTTGTATTGCGATCGCACCCCCCTATCAAAACAAAAAAGCTGCTCGTTAATAGGAAAGTAATTAAGCGTTTTTTTAAGTATAAATTCATCAATATATCCTCATTTTTTTATTAGAATTCAATAATAATTGAATTCTATTTTGATTTTCAATGAATCGCAATTTTAACCAGCACAGGGTTAAAAACTATCGTTTCCAGTAAAAATATCTTCTGGGATTTTACCATATTTTTAATGACTAAGATGAATTTATCCCAATAAAAGGGCATCATCTGTTAAAGACTCATGTTGCTGTTCTTCAAATAAATGCAGTAAATCGGTAACGGTTAAACCCTGACGTTCTGAACCTGAAATATCAAAAATAATTTGACCTTCGTGTAACATTAATGTGCGATCGCCTAAATCCAAAGCTTGGCGCATACTATGAGTTACCATTAATGTAGTTAATCGGTTCTCCGAAACAATTTCACGGGTTAATTGTAGAATATAATTCGCCGTTTTTGGATCAAGGGCGGCGGTATGTTCATCGAGGAGTAAAACTTGATGGGGAGCTAAAGTTGACATTAATAAACTTACCGCTTGACGTTGACCGCCTGATAGTAATCCCATAAGATCGCCTAAACGATTTTCTAACCCTAAATTTAACCGTGCTAAACGGCAGCGAAATTCCTCTCGTAAGCGATGATTTAAAGCAGAACGAAACCCCCTAAAACATCCCCGACGATAGGCTAACGCTAAATTTTCTTCAACGGTTAAATTCGCACAGGAACCTGCTAAGGGATTTTGAAAAACTCTTGCCACAAATTTTGCTCGTTTTGAGGATGACCAAGTGGTTACTTCTTGATTATTAATCCAAACCTTACCCGCATTCGGAAGAATATCCCCTGTTAAAACATTCAATAAGGTTGATTTACCAGCCCCATTGCTCCCAATAACAGTAATAAACTGACCTTCAGGAATTATTAGATTAATATCCCTGAGTGCTTGTTTTTCTAAAGCCGTATTTCGATTAAAAGTAACATGAATAGATTGGGTTTTAATCATGGTTTATATTTAACAAAAGTTTTGATCTGCAATTTATCTATTATAATGAGGTAATGAACAGCTATTTTCGGCTGATAAGCGCAATGACTGTTGGTTTACCCGTTCTGGTTCCGCAGTTTAACATGACCTAGCCCTAGTAGCTAGATGACTGGATCGAGTCTGATGATCCCGTTAACAACACCGATTATTCCTTCCTAGCGGCTTTGCACCAAGCTCTCCGTTATCTTGCGATCATTTAAACCTCGCTGTGTTCAGGAATTGATTAGAATATTTATAGGTTAAT comes from Planktothrix tepida PCC 9214 and encodes:
- a CDS encoding sodium:solute symporter family transporter — encoded protein: MSTTLGQFNPVAITFFLLFVVASLGITYWASTHTKSAAQFYTAGGQISGFQNGLALAGDFMSAASFLGIAGLVALNGFDGLIYSIGFLVGWPIVMFLIAEPLRNLGTYTFADVVAYRMRQTPVRIASAIGTLAVVSFYLIAQMVGAGNLIKLLFGMEYELAVMIVGGVMLAYVIFGGMMATTWVQIIKAFLLLGGAVLLTILVLSKFGFNPLNLFAAASQKYGPEVLAPGKQVANPLDAISLGMSLMFGTAGLPHILMRFYTVPDARAARKSVMYATWFIGFFYLLTFILGFGAMTLLGREQIQSIDKGGNMAAPMLAEVLGGNVLLGFIAAVSFATILAVVAGLTLSGAAALSHDLWVNVVRGGSADETEQLKVARGATMFLGALAIILGIVFKGQNVAYMVGLAFAIAASGNFPALLMSILWRRFTTNGAVASMITGTLTSLFLIYLSPTIQIDLLKHTEAIFPLKNPGLITIPLSFAVGIIVSLLKSDRQAFTKFAEVEQLIHISDLQFPSTLPAQDIDVEL
- a CDS encoding helix-turn-helix domain-containing protein, producing MELNPVTGFGVTAPTTTEVSPDSLRSLVRQIEAELYCSEVYNIALKSLQKMLGQAASKAEIVIKAVGREAIQLALKQIAKQETAIICTTESPSVNESISVTAISSDYSSPSSVKQSPKKTKFTPPEVQISVVSPLGFIAGYQPQNTTSESSEETSTSSDISSWDNTPQVQSKRQPPTQAEINQKIHQKQKIYLQEIGEELRKARESYHLSLQQMHYFTLVPLHHLEALEQGELERLPEDIYIRGFICRVANALGLEGGKIAASFPCLEFSGQVGQYGSKVDVDSEFYLNSVHLYLGYAAILAGSMGGFAWLSQQSVPDVTLPPDIQNLLEQKSPQSHRQESSTPIPGRQSDQNQIQIGFDFSPPEMMGGAIA
- a CDS encoding DUF938 domain-containing protein; translated protein: MNISNNSRQYAPATERNQQPILEVLKQVLPPTGTILEIASGTGQHAVFFAPQLQPRKWLPSEVNPILRESILAWQTDCPSDNLFPPLELDVQKSTWLVEDPDLKCLAEFPITAIVNINMIHISPWSACLGLMAGANRILPSGGILYLYGAYKQQGKHTAPSNEVFDTSLRLSNPEWGVRDLEAVIEIATLENLRLVGIISMPANNLSVIFEKI
- a CDS encoding ABC transporter ATP-binding protein, with the translated sequence MIKTQSIHVTFNRNTALEKQALRDINLIIPEGQFITVIGSNGAGKSTLLNVLTGDILPNAGKVWINNQEVTTWSSSKRAKFVARVFQNPLAGSCANLTVEENLALAYRRGCFRGFRSALNHRLREEFRCRLARLNLGLENRLGDLMGLLSGGQRQAVSLLMSTLAPHQVLLLDEHTAALDPKTANYILQLTREIVSENRLTTLMVTHSMRQALDLGDRTLMLHEGQIIFDISGSERQGLTVTDLLHLFEEQQHESLTDDALLLG
- a CDS encoding CapA family protein, giving the protein MNLYLKKRLITFLLTSSFFVLIGGCDRNTTQTKQSEAVAEVTATQPPKPYTKEAELVAVGDIMMHGAQIKSGYDPTTKTYNYDNFFTEVKGILSSGDWVIGNLETTLSGPETGYTGYPLFNAPDPLADAIKKAGFNIISTINNHSLDRGEKGVLKTLDNVKKRGLIPIGTATSAKESAKITIVEKNNISMAILGYSYGTNGIPIPKGKNYLVSLINPQKITQDITKARQAGVDIVTVILHFGVEYQRQPNGEQKALVKQLVNAGADIILGSHPHVVQPYQIIEKTGKSEKPKKAVVIYSMGNFISNQREKYRDLGVICKVKVLKNFPDETTEIKEIKAIPTWVHRYSQGGKYQFRVLPIEQVLKTRKDPLLSPSDYQQLETDLKNMNRHLHSFQ
- a CDS encoding DUF485 domain-containing protein; translation: MDDRDKILTQLAEERWRVSLALTLAMMFIYFGFILLVAFNKSLMGSLIIPGLSWGILLGALVIISAWVLIYLYVRWTNNYYDRKIEDIVKD